In Chitinophaga sp. HK235, a single window of DNA contains:
- a CDS encoding alpha/beta hydrolase, whose translation MKQLFTFILIFTQYVMVYAQQKEKIHLWPGAVPGETNARHPAVVTPDGSRNVVRLTDVTDPVLEVYPATGAHRTGVGVVVCPGGGYNILAINLEGYEIAAWLNKLGYTAFVLQYRVPGKEAGALQDAQRAIRVVRSRAATWGLDPEKIGMMGFSAGGSLTARAATLYNVQTYTPVDKADSLSARPAFGMLIYPAYLDKGEGRKLTPELAVNKQTPPMFIFATADDTYGNSALVMAGAMRDAGVPAELHFYAKGGHGYGLRPGNTAAEIWPVLAAKWMQQVIP comes from the coding sequence ATGAAACAGCTCTTTACCTTCATCCTGATATTTACGCAGTACGTTATGGTCTATGCTCAACAGAAAGAAAAGATACATCTGTGGCCCGGTGCCGTGCCTGGGGAAACAAATGCCCGACATCCGGCCGTTGTTACACCGGATGGCAGCAGGAATGTAGTTAGGCTGACAGATGTGACCGATCCGGTACTGGAAGTATATCCAGCCACCGGAGCACATCGTACAGGCGTTGGCGTAGTCGTATGCCCCGGTGGGGGATACAATATCCTGGCCATCAACCTGGAAGGCTATGAAATTGCTGCCTGGCTCAATAAGCTGGGTTATACTGCCTTTGTATTACAATACCGGGTGCCCGGGAAAGAAGCCGGCGCATTGCAGGATGCGCAACGGGCGATACGTGTGGTACGCAGCCGCGCCGCTACCTGGGGGCTGGACCCGGAAAAAATTGGTATGATGGGCTTTTCTGCTGGTGGTAGCCTTACCGCCAGAGCTGCTACCCTATATAACGTACAAACCTATACGCCGGTAGACAAGGCCGATTCGTTATCTGCCCGCCCGGCATTTGGTATGCTCATCTATCCGGCTTATCTCGATAAGGGAGAAGGGCGTAAACTCACTCCAGAGCTGGCCGTCAACAAACAAACACCTCCCATGTTTATTTTCGCTACTGCTGATGATACCTATGGCAACAGTGCGCTCGTAATGGCTGGCGCTATGCGGGATGCAGGCGTACCGGCTGAGCTGCATTTCTATGCCAAAGGCGGACACGGCTATGGACTTCGTCCGGGCAATACGGCTGCGGAGATATGGCCCGTACTGGCCGCCAAATGGATGCAACAGGTAATCCCATGA